The nucleotide sequence gacagagagacagaacagATCACCAGTTAACAAACACTTCAAATATTCACCATATACCTGTTTTAATACTTTTTGGAGCTGCTTTATGGATTTTTGACATGAAGAATTCATGTCTACCAATGTGAAATgcaaaatactaataattatgctaatcatgttattcattttttattaattgctttGCAATGCTATtgaacttattttaatatatatatagcaaatttaaaaatatatgtataaataaattaagaaacctttttatatgcaatattttagtactctctctccctctaaatttatatatatattgtatataatatttatatttattatacaaattcATAAAcaagtttatttaattaaagtatatttctatattttttcaatgaatataaaataatatataacattataatatttgtattactaTATGCATTATATTACAATCAATTTGCATGAATAAAATGCGACTCTGACGCTTTCTTACCATTGCATCAAAGTCCACTTGTTCATCCACGAGCGCTTTAGAGATCTGAGCAGCTTGCTGGAAGTGAACGTTATCTAAAAAGACCAacggaaaaacaaaacaaaaaagatgtgatgagttttcattttaagtcatgtaatttgagttattttaaagatatttacatgtttaggaatttttttattatattatatatatatatatatatatatatatatatatatatatatatatatatatatatatatatatatatatatatatatttctgtagtataaacataatatataaataatatataaattaacataaatttcagaaaatatgtttttttacaaaattgacaaaaaaaagaagaaaaaaaacatttcactttcGTGAATAAATGACATTGATGACGTTGTCATTTATTCAGGTTTGCTCAGTTGCAGAGACAGCGAGCGAGACGGGTCGTGTCTCACCGTCAGCGGTGCCGTGCACCAGGAGGTACTGGACCGATTTAAAGTTCTTGGCTCTTCCCGTCACTGTGGAATTCTGAAAGAATCATAACATTCCATAAACCCTGAGTCATGCAGCGCTTACGCTTTTCTCACGTGAGTTATTTTAGGACTGACTCACGCTTCTCTGTGACATCATCACGGGGAAACCAATGAGTTTATCGAAAAAAGTTTTGAATTTCCAAGCGCAACTTACATCGTAAAAGGCCTGGTTCTCCGCTGGCGTCAACATGTACCTCTCAGTGTAAATAGAGTCTGGAGGAAATTACAGAACAGTCTTATCACATGACAGGAAAGAACTTCAGTGAGGggaaaatgaaatacaaaaccataatcaactgattacatgtaatctgattcacatatttaattaagcacttgtaattagattatctTACATTTGAAAATGCTAGATTAAAGTTAAGTTTTTTAGGGAATACATGACTACATATTCTCTCAACGCATCACATTTTTCCAAATTTATTGATTTCATAATATTGATAACAGAATGAAATACATTCTCTTTGTTTTATGATACACAATCACATTCATGTCTACGTGACAAATGAGCTAaatcaaaagtaatctaaaagaaatgaaaacataCTGCAGAATACATTACATAATATCTGTAATCCAGATTATGTTACTTACTAGATTTCTCATAATGTATTTTGAAATCAGTAGTGGATTGGGATTATACATAAAACATACCATAATACTCCCATTTAGAGACGGGAGCGACTGCCATTCCACATTTAAAAACTCCACTTCCGGCTCCCAGAACCATTGAAGTGACGTAACCTCCATAAGACTGCAGCACAAACACACGGTTACTTATACAGTGACCCCAAGAAATTGAATGTGGACTGCATGTttgcataaaataacaaaatataaaagtcCGTGTCATTATTTTAAAGATGGATAAAACAACCACTTTGCAAACAAGACAACTGTCAAAATGAAGTCTGTCAGATTCATTATATCGAAAAAACGATTTCTGGTAACTTACCCAGCCCCAGATGGCAACCCTGTTTTTATCTATGAAGCCCATGTCAATAAaatttctaaaaaagaaaaaatatataattgtcatTTCTAATGAACAATGTACATGATAAATGCTATGTAACATGATAAAAACCAATTGTTAAAGTTAAATTATGAGTGAATTATTGCTAGAATACTGTACTACACTACAATTGTGCAAAGGTGGTTTCTAGTGTCCTCAAGGTGGTTGCTATGGCATTGCTAAGTTTTAGATTGTTTCCAGGGTgttcggggtggttgctagggattGCTAGGTTGACAAGATGTCACTAGATGGTTTCCAGGGTGTTGGTAGTTGATGCTAGGACATTGGCAAGCTGCTAGGGTTTTGCTAAGTGGTTTCCAGAGCGTTCTGGCTGGTTGCTAGGTCGTTGCTAGGGTGAGTGGGGCGGTCGCTGGGGCGTTGCTACAGGCTGCAGCTTCCAGAGCGTTCTGGCTGGTTGCTAGGTCGTTGCTAGGGCGATTGGCTGGTTGCTAGGTCATTACTAGGGCGATTGGGCCGGTCGCTGGGGCGTTGCTACAGGCTGCAGCTTCCAGAGCGTTCTGGCTGGTTGCTAGGTCGTTGCTAGGGCGATTGGGGCGGTCGCTGGGGCGTTGCTACAGGCTGCAGCTTCCAGAGCGTTCTGGCTGGTTGCTAGGTCGTTGCTAGGGCGATTGGGACGGTCGCTGGGGCATTGCTACAGGCTGCAGCTTCCAGAGCGTTCTGGCTGGTTGCTAGGTCGTTGCTAGGGCGATTGGGACGGTCGCTGGGGCGTTGCTACAGGCTGTAGCTTCCAGAGCGTTCTGGCTGGTTGCTAGGTCGTTGCTAGGGCGATTGGGGCAGTCACTGGGGCGTTTCATTGTATTCTGGGTTGCCTATACTAGATCAAGTCAACAGAGTTTATATATAAATCCTTTATTGTAAATCTATGAGATTTTGTCACCATTTtaacaacaaaaatgtgaaaaattgttTATCTGGTCGTTTAGTAAAGTAAGAGATCACCTCTCCTCAACATAAACACATGATTTGAGGAATTATTCATGTCTGcagcacaaaaacaaacaaacattgtatTCACTTGAGAGCTATGTGGACACATATTTGTACCTAGCGGCTGTTATTTGATCCTCAACTTCGTAAGTGCCAAGTCGTTTGTAGAGGGCATGCATGATTTTGTCTCCTTGGTAACCACTTCCTCTCCCATCAAAACTGGCCACAATCACTTTCTCCGTGCTGGCCAAGTATGTGGACCATCCCACCCTGAACCGGAAATCTGACTTCTGACTGCAGGGGCCTGCATATCTACGGGATATGAAAGAATCAAGTCTATAGTGGCCATCAAACCCAGATCAGAGCTCAAACTCAAACCACAAAATGTGTAGCTAGCTTACACATCAATAAGCAAAGGATATTTTTTGGATTTGTCGAATTTGGGAGGAAGAATCATCTGGTACCAGaggtctgaggggaaaaaaaatataaccCGCACAAGATTATGATTTataacaaacatatttttctCTGCTCTCCTGCAGAGTCAGCCTTACCAAACTCTCCGATCTTCAATGTGTCATGCATAACAGACGGCATTGCGATATCCTGCAGAGTATTTTCCAAATCTTTGTTGTCTTCAAGAACTCTCACCTCTAAAAAACGTTTAGAAAAATTCATTAAGTTAGTACCAGGAATCTAACTGATAATGAATTCAGAGAAATAGAGCTCTTACAGGGTTATATTTGTAATTGCTTAGTTTTTAGAATATACTCATATTTtgtatagaatatatattttttatgaattatataaatgcgGTTACAATTACTgcaacaaatttatatatatatatatatatatatatatatatatatatatatatatatatatatatatatatatatatatatatatatagtttccaGGGTGTTCTGGATGGGTGCTTGAATGTCAATAGGGTGATTTGGGTGATCATGAGGTGTGTTGCTAGATGGTTTCCACAGTATTCTGAATGGTTTCTAGGATGTTTCTAAGTGGTTTCCAGGGGGTTCTAGATGGTCACTAGGGCTAGTGTGACTATTTTGTTGCTAAGTGGTTTCTGAGGTACATGAAAGTGGTGGGGatgtaaagaaaaatgttcagtaaatgggATTTGAACCCATTTATGCTAACTGCTAATCTGTGTGCTAACTGCTAATGGAAGCTGCTTTAATGACTCTAGTGCTTAGCCATACCTGTTCCATCTCTGCTGTTTCTCAGTGTATATAGAGGCAGTCCAGGCCcttcagaaacaaacaaataaaaggaaTTGGGtacatttaatttactttttgtgcGCATTGCATATGGAGAAGTGCTATAACATGAATATACATGACGTACCAGAACAGCTCATGAGGTAGTAGGTTCCTTTAGTGCTGAACAGGGCAGAATTATATTTGCATCGGTCCTCATTGAGGGTACAGGTCAGACACTCACGCTCCGAATGAGAATCAGCCTTTATCGTGATTCTGccgaaaaataaatacacaatttataACATTTGTCACCTGTGATAATATCAAAATATTCCGCTTGTGACACTCACCTGTAAACGTTCCTTTGGCCCGGACTCGCATTGTGTTCGTTACTCACATAGTATCTGTCACAAACAGAGGACAAAAGTTGAGAAAAGAATCTCAGACACTCAGTGACAGACGTTTCTAGCAGATTAACTTACACAGCATCATTTGTGACCTTAAGGATGCTAGTGACCTCCCAATTTCCTGTTGTCAGGAACGACCTTACTGTCTAGGAAACGATATTGAACAATATGAACAAACATACAGAACATATGCGATGCTGTGTTTCTACTTCAATTTGAAGTTTATATTAGCTGAATGCAAAAATAATATAGGTTACTAAAAATGGCTCAATTTGCCATTTTAtcctaaaaaaactaaatttaatataGTAAATTTACATATTActgtaatgaaattaaataaccttaaatatgactttaaatagacattttaaattttatcaaattattttttttttcatacttgtACACTCACTGGATTGAAATAAACAAGATGCTTAAAATGTTTCTCATCACTCATAATGTAATAACAACTGCTGCCGTCTGGACGAAAGACAGGTTCATCAGGAGAAAACTATGAAAACAGGGCAAACAAACCACATATTAGCTAGACTCAACATTGCACTAAATATCAATTGATAATTTCATTATCAAATAATTCATACCCGGCCAACCCAACCCGTGCTGCTTGTGATAACCTGgctctgttgaaaaaaaaaaacatatgagaaAAAAGATTTGTGATTGGATGAGGATTGTGTTTCAGTCGATTCAGTAACTCTACAATAGTCTGAGAAGGTAGATGTACCAGTGAACTTTCTGTCCAATCAGTGCCGCTGAAGTCATACGTCTTCAAAACGACATAGTTCTGCGTTCTCTTCTGCCACTGCACTGCAATTCGCTCATCTGATGCCCACGTAACAGTGCTCAGGTAGTGCTCTCTGTGATAAAACACATGATTTTAGGTCAAATTACTGAAGAACCTGCTGAAGAACACCAAAACTCCTTACCCTGCACCAACATCACTGGGAACCAGGACTTCTTTGTCCGTGGTTGAGTTTGTGTCAAAGACAAAGAGTTTGACAGTTGGGTTTGGGGTTCCGGCCTTGGAAACAAGGGAATAGAAGCAtcagccaaaaattaaaattagcttcaaatttaatcaccctcaggccatccaagatgattttgtttcttcatgggaacatatttggagattttagcattatatcaccgttggatcctctgcagtgattgggtgccgtcagaatgggagtccaaacagctgataaaaacatcactataatccaCAAGTAAGACTCCAGGCTCCATCAGTTAAACTCGGGTCAAGGGAAAATATTTGTGTGATAAACAAATCaaacattaagatgttttttaactTCAAAACGGTTTCCAGCTAAAACACGAGTCCCCTATTGAGAGAACTGCTTTCGTCAGTGAAAAAAATGTGAATCAAGTGAGAAATATGCATGGATCAATCAGTGtttacagtccaaaacagttctaaacaaatatctTGGAAGAttctgatgtgagaggacaactgGAGATGAACGTTCTCACTGCAGAAAATGTTATAATGGGTTATGTACTCTTATTTTAGCCTGAAGCAACTGATTAAAGTtgaaatgccttaatgatgggtttgtttcttccaaacacacaacttttcacttcacaagacgtgGTGGGCTGGACTGGAATCATGttgtggatttttgtgatgtttttatcatttatttggactctcaatctgacggcacccattcattacaGCAGATCAATTGGTGACCatgtgatgtaatgttaaatgacTTTAAACTTGTTCcgctgaagaaacaaattcatctactgtacatcctggatggcctaaGGGAAAATTGCCTTCCACATCactatttgctttttttattttttattttttttactttttaccttGGGGTATGGTATCAAGACCGTATCTGGATATTGGCCTTCTCCATACCATGTATACTCAATGTTGTGGACTCCTGAGTCATTAAATTTGGCATATGCCACAAACCTCCCATTTGGTGACCACCACAGAGCAAAGTTGGTGGAGAACATCTCCTCTGCAGAGAAAACAGGCATACAAGAACATTAGCTTTTTTGGATAGTTATTGGTGAAATATTCCATTAAGTCTTCAAAAAGTAAAAGACCTCTGTTATGAATGGTTAACATCCATCAGTTTAGTTAAATATGTATCTCGTACCCTCGTACACCCAGTCAGGAATGCCATTGAGGATCTGGTTGTGGGCTCCATCATAAGTGACTTGAGTGAATGGAGAGGTAGGATTTTCCTTAACAAAGACGTTGTTTTGCCACACAAAAGCCTGTAtggattttaaaaaatatgtatcattaaacattttttgttgGTTGGGAATATGTCTGCAAAGGGTTTGAAGCTAGCTTGTCCTGTTACTCCCTTGACTGCTACACGCTACTATCCAATAGTAGCTTTAAAACACTGAAGAAATTTGGTGGAGAAAAAAGCTGAGTCATTCCATGTCAACTTAACCAGACAAACAttcctctttaaaagaaaaaagtatcacatttttGCAAACTgacccacatttggtttttggccattgaaaatatgtttattttgaaatttttactCTTGGAGCCATATTGAAATTCCAATATTTCTGGAACTGGAGCATATGGGGCTTTTACATTCCAAAAAGAATGTCTGTTGAGACCCAATATCTAAAAGGATGTTAAGATATCTGTAATATGTCTTGAGTTACAGGCATGCAGACTTTGGGGAAAAAACTGGAACTGTGCTGTTTCCCCATATTTGAGTGGTCCCCAATGGCACATAATGCAACAAAGATTGCTAAAGTGAAGAGATTTTACTATCTGACCTATCTCTGTGTAAAAATGACCATTTTGACCCCCTCTACAAAATAGTGGATTACTCAGTCAATATTCATCCATGACATTTTATATGTTGGCTTTCAGCACTATACTTTCTTCGGAAAAATATCAGCAAAATCTAAAATTTGACCTGGGGAAATGTTTCAAATTTGGTTGATTTGACACAAAGTGACCCAGCTGCAtgttttgtaagaaacaaatccacagaaacattttttttttcacttcaaactgttgcttccagctaaaatatgagtccataatccataacattgctttctctagtgaaaaaCTCATCTTGTTTGAAACAAGAGAGAAATATGAACAGATAAAGCAcaatgaaaacagtccaaaacagttctaaacaaatatgttgatggactttaatgtgagaggacaacaaggGATGGACCTTGTCACTagaaaaagcaatattatagattataaactcatattttagccagcaTTTTGTCATGCTACAGTATTACTTGCTGGGAAAATGAGCTTGATACTGGAAAAGCTACAGCCCTCAACATTTAATAtatcttttgaaacatttaacTAATAACACTAGTAAATATTTATCAATCACAGAATTTaactaattgtttatttatttaaagtaatttaacaaaaacaagTTGTGTGCGAAAATATCTGTCATGCTATAGCGCTACTTGCTGGAAAAATTTGCTAGTTGTTGGAAAAgctacacattttttaaaatgagctTAGCTATTGTCATGCAGCATTGCTTCTTTTAGTTAGCcatatgattaaaacattttgtgCTGATACAGTGCTTATTAGCTTTTTTTGGAGAGCTCTTTCTTTTAATAAGCTATACCTCCagtatgtaatttatattttataatacataacTGTAGAGTAGAAAACCCCTGTATGTATTGATATACCccaatatttaaaaaaggaaGCTGTGTGCTCAAACTGTCACAAGTTTTTACGAGAAATTAGCATAATACCTAAAAAAGCTACTTTGTTTTCAAAAACAGCTTAGCCACTGACATGCTACTAACAAACAgttttggggaaagttacttttaaaagtaatgcattacaatattgcgttattccctaaaaaagtaactaataacGTTACTTAGTtaatttttatggaaagtaatgcgttacattacttttgcgttacttttgcattactttttaaatatgagcagggcttgattgatTTTAATAGAAGAAGTTCAATTTATAGCAATTGTAAATTCCCTTTCACatcaaaaagtgtaatgaataaacttcaggcagaaggaaaagtaaattcacgtctgtacagcAGAACACAGGAGATGAATTTTAGCATTTCActgtttaaaattcattttgatgaatactaaatcagttttttttttattgcgagtaggatgaattaatgcacattcacatttagtctagaactacgtcatgttcacacagcgcttaCGACGCTtctgtacttctgatttctcCAAATATGGGAAACGGAGACATGattgggaaaacaaagtaactgccgttacttttttgaaaaaattaaCTCAGgtgttttcttgtaaattaaaaacgAATGAGCTACTTTACTACtgtagttacttgaaaaaaggaatctgattacataacacgtgttacttgtaatgcattactgctAACAA is from Carassius gibelio isolate Cgi1373 ecotype wild population from Czech Republic chromosome B22, carGib1.2-hapl.c, whole genome shotgun sequence and encodes:
- the LOC127986854 gene encoding dipeptidyl peptidase 4, with amino-acid sequence MGVGKWVLAAFGIVVVIVVIAVPTAIFLNEDKTVSQRTFTLEDYFNGTARTKSYNMRWVSDDEYLHKTREGSLHLINATTGNGSEFINQQIFTRVAAFDYMVSADRKYVCFLSNYTKLWRHSYTASYSIYDLEKRDFINTDIPHEIQYLAWSPTGHKLAFVWQNNVFVKENPTSPFTQVTYDGAHNQILNGIPDWVYEEEMFSTNFALWWSPNGRFVAYAKFNDSGVHNIEYTWYGEGQYPDTVLIPYPKAGTPNPTVKLFVFDTNSTTDKEVLVPSDVGAGEHYLSTVTWASDERIAVQWQKRTQNYVVLKTYDFSGTDWTESSLSQVITSSTGWVGRFSPDEPVFRPDGSSCYYIMSDEKHFKHLVYFNPTVRSFLTTGNWEVTSILKVTNDAVYYVSNEHNASPGQRNVYRITIKADSHSERECLTCTLNEDRCKYNSALFSTKGTYYLMSCSGPGLPLYTLRNSRDGTEVRVLEDNKDLENTLQDIAMPSVMHDTLKIGEFDLWYQMILPPKFDKSKKYPLLIDVYAGPCSQKSDFRFRVGWSTYLASTEKVIVASFDGRGSGYQGDKIMHALYKRLGTYEVEDQITAARNFIDMGFIDKNRVAIWGWSYGGYVTSMVLGAGSGVFKCGMAVAPVSKWEYYDSIYTERYMLTPAENQAFYDNSTVTGRAKNFKSVQYLLVHGTADDNVHFQQAAQISKALVDEQVDFDAMWYTDQDHSLGGSANQHVYTHMSHFLKNCFA